In Neorhizobium galegae, the following proteins share a genomic window:
- a CDS encoding disulfide bond formation protein B, producing MALTASTPRSRAGIGYAIVLTLGMAATVGGALAFQYIGGYIPCALCLLQRNPYYYGIPVGILAIVVAALGLPAWVTRALLVLIGVMMLVGAGMGVYHAGVEWAFWEGPASCGGGAGVTTNAGSLLSDLNTVHGPSCTEAALRVAGLSFAGWNVIASVILAAIAFVGAKKAA from the coding sequence ATGGCGCTGACAGCTTCCACACCCCGTTCCCGCGCCGGTATCGGCTACGCCATCGTCCTGACCCTTGGCATGGCGGCGACCGTCGGCGGGGCGCTCGCCTTTCAGTATATCGGCGGCTACATCCCCTGCGCGCTCTGCCTGCTGCAGCGCAATCCCTATTATTACGGCATCCCGGTCGGTATTCTGGCGATCGTCGTCGCAGCACTCGGCCTGCCCGCCTGGGTCACCCGCGCGCTGCTCGTCCTCATCGGCGTGATGATGCTGGTCGGCGCCGGCATGGGCGTCTATCACGCGGGCGTCGAATGGGCTTTCTGGGAAGGTCCGGCAAGCTGCGGCGGCGGGGCTGGCGTCACCACCAATGCCGGCAGCCTGCTGTCGGATCTGAACACGGTGCACGGCCCCTCCTGCACGGAAGCGGCCCTTCGCGTAGCCGGCCTCTCGTTTGCCGGCTGGAACGTGATTGCGAGCGTCATCTTGGCCGCCATCGCATTCGTTGGCGCAAAAAAGGCCGCCTGA
- a CDS encoding YihY/virulence factor BrkB family protein has translation MPEENRPVRWYRLAFKVLWDAYWHFSDDDGWAMASHVALSGLLALFPFLIFGTALAGFLGAGGFSETAVHLLFDTWPANIAAPIASEIRQVLEIPRGGLLTISVLAAAYFASNGVEALRISLNRAYRVTETRPWYVTRLASLGYVIVAVVIFAVISIVLVAVPVALRFGETRFPWLIGDLTRAANWGLYGTALLLMLGLLFSHKWLPAGRRRMIDVLPGVTLTIVIWTAFGLGFASYLSTFANYAATYAGLASIMIVLVFLYMISVIFILGAELNAALMKYRIYSVFNRFRRERRQRGEALSKAKEATDITEAETLVAKRREPG, from the coding sequence TTGCCCGAAGAAAACCGCCCCGTCCGGTGGTATCGCCTCGCCTTCAAGGTTCTTTGGGACGCCTATTGGCACTTCTCGGATGACGATGGCTGGGCAATGGCAAGCCATGTCGCGCTTTCCGGCCTGCTGGCGCTGTTTCCGTTCCTGATCTTCGGCACGGCGCTCGCCGGCTTTCTGGGCGCCGGCGGTTTTTCGGAAACCGCGGTGCATCTGCTCTTCGACACCTGGCCGGCGAATATCGCCGCACCGATCGCGTCGGAAATCCGACAGGTGCTGGAAATCCCGCGCGGCGGGCTGCTGACGATCTCGGTCCTAGCGGCTGCCTATTTCGCCTCCAACGGCGTCGAAGCGCTCAGGATTTCCCTCAACCGCGCCTACCGGGTGACGGAAACCCGGCCCTGGTACGTGACCCGTCTCGCCAGTCTCGGCTACGTGATCGTCGCGGTCGTCATCTTCGCCGTGATCAGCATCGTGCTGGTTGCCGTGCCGGTGGCGCTGCGTTTTGGCGAAACGCGCTTTCCCTGGCTGATCGGCGACCTGACGCGAGCCGCCAACTGGGGTCTCTATGGCACGGCCCTGCTTTTGATGCTCGGGCTGCTGTTCTCGCACAAATGGCTGCCGGCGGGGCGCCGGCGGATGATCGACGTCCTGCCGGGCGTGACGCTGACGATCGTCATCTGGACCGCCTTCGGCCTCGGTTTCGCCTCCTATCTTTCGACCTTTGCCAACTATGCCGCGACCTATGCGGGACTGGCGTCGATCATGATCGTGCTGGTCTTCCTCTACATGATCAGCGTGATCTTCATTCTCGGCGCCGAGCTCAACGCCGCCCTGATGAAATATCGTATCTACTCGGTCTTCAACCGGTTCCGGCGGGAGCGGCGCCAGCGCGGGGAAGCGTTGTCAAAGGCCAAGGAGGCGACGGATATCACTGAGGCAGAGACCCTGGTCGCGAAGCGCCGCGAGCCCGGTTGA
- a CDS encoding 3-hydroxybutyryl-CoA dehydrogenase, with protein sequence MGLVIKNIGVIGAGQMGCGIAHVSALAGYKVQMYDVSKDRIEAALATINGNLARQVSNGKLGDDERKAALSLISGSSDLNDLAPMDMVIEAATEDESVKRKIYAQVCPVLKPEALLATNTSSLSITRLASATDRPERFMGIHFMNPVPVMKLVELVRGIATDEPTFRAAKDYVVALEKTATVAEDFPAFIVNRILLPMINEAIYTLYEGVGSVEAIDTAMKLGANHPMGPLQLADFIGLDTCLSIMQVLHDGLADSKYRPCPLLVKYVEAGWLGRKAGRGFYDYRGEVPVPTR encoded by the coding sequence ATGGGTTTGGTCATAAAAAACATCGGCGTCATCGGAGCAGGCCAGATGGGCTGCGGCATTGCACATGTTTCGGCTCTCGCCGGTTACAAGGTGCAGATGTACGACGTGTCCAAGGACCGGATCGAAGCAGCGCTCGCCACCATCAACGGCAATCTCGCCCGCCAGGTCTCGAATGGCAAACTCGGCGATGACGAGCGTAAGGCTGCTCTTTCGCTGATTTCCGGTTCTTCCGACCTCAACGATCTCGCCCCGATGGACATGGTGATCGAGGCCGCGACCGAGGACGAGAGCGTCAAGCGCAAGATTTACGCGCAGGTCTGTCCGGTCCTGAAGCCTGAGGCCCTGCTCGCCACCAACACCTCGTCGCTCTCGATTACCCGCCTCGCATCGGCCACCGACCGTCCGGAGCGCTTCATGGGTATACATTTCATGAACCCGGTGCCGGTCATGAAGCTCGTGGAACTGGTGCGCGGCATCGCCACCGACGAACCGACCTTCCGGGCCGCCAAGGACTACGTCGTTGCGCTCGAAAAGACCGCGACGGTCGCCGAGGACTTCCCCGCCTTCATCGTCAACCGCATCCTGCTGCCGATGATCAATGAGGCTATCTACACGCTTTATGAAGGCGTCGGCTCGGTCGAGGCGATCGACACCGCCATGAAGCTCGGCGCCAACCATCCGATGGGCCCGCTGCAGCTCGCCGATTTCATCGGCCTCGACACCTGCCTGTCGATCATGCAGGTCCTGCACGACGGCCTCGCCGACAGCAAATACCGCCCCTGCCCGCTTCTGGTCAAATATGTCGAAGCCGGCTGGCTGGGCCGCAAGGCCGGCCGCGGGTTCTATGACTATCGCGGCGAAGTGCCGGTTCCGACGCGGTAA
- a CDS encoding electron transfer flavoprotein subunit alpha/FixB family protein, translating into MAILLLAEHDNSSLNDQTAKALSAASKIGGDVHVLVAGSGAKAAADAAAKLAGVSKVLLADDAGLANNLAEPLSALIVSLAGSYDTIIAAATASAKNVMPRVAALLDVMQISEIIEVVSADTFKRPIYAGNAIQTVQSTDAKKVITVRTASFQAAGEGGSASVETVSAAANPGLSSFVSDALSSSERPELTSAKIIISGGRALGSAEKFQEVILPVADKLGAAVGASRAAVDAGYAPNDWQVGQTGKVVAPALYIAVGISGAIQHLAGMKDSKVIVAINKDEEAPIFQVADYGIVGDLFEILPKLEKAL; encoded by the coding sequence ATGGCCATTCTTCTTCTGGCAGAACACGACAATTCGAGCCTCAACGACCAGACCGCCAAGGCGCTCTCTGCCGCATCGAAAATCGGCGGCGACGTGCATGTGCTGGTTGCCGGCTCCGGCGCCAAGGCTGCGGCCGATGCCGCCGCCAAGCTTGCCGGCGTCTCGAAGGTGCTGCTCGCCGACGATGCGGGTCTCGCCAACAACCTTGCCGAGCCGCTTTCCGCTCTGATTGTTTCACTGGCCGGTTCCTACGACACGATCATCGCCGCTGCTACGGCATCGGCCAAGAACGTCATGCCGCGCGTCGCGGCGCTGCTCGACGTCATGCAGATCTCGGAAATCATCGAGGTCGTTTCGGCGGATACGTTCAAGCGTCCGATCTACGCCGGCAACGCCATCCAGACGGTCCAGTCGACCGACGCCAAGAAGGTGATCACCGTGCGCACGGCCTCCTTCCAGGCTGCCGGTGAAGGTGGCTCCGCTTCGGTGGAAACCGTCTCGGCTGCCGCAAACCCGGGCCTGTCGAGCTTCGTTTCGGATGCGCTCTCGTCGTCCGAACGTCCGGAACTGACCTCGGCCAAGATCATCATCTCCGGCGGCCGGGCGCTGGGTTCGGCGGAGAAATTCCAGGAAGTGATCCTGCCGGTTGCCGACAAGCTCGGCGCTGCCGTCGGTGCAAGCCGTGCCGCGGTCGACGCCGGTTACGCCCCGAACGATTGGCAGGTCGGCCAGACCGGCAAGGTGGTCGCGCCGGCGCTCTATATCGCCGTCGGCATTTCGGGCGCCATCCAGCATCTCGCCGGCATGAAGGACTCGAAGGTCATCGTCGCAATCAACAAGGACGAGGAAGCCCCGATCTTCCAGGTCGCCGACTACGGCATCGTCGGCGATCTCTTCGAAATCCTGCCGAAGCTCGAAAAGGCACTTTGA
- the gluQRS gene encoding tRNA glutamyl-Q(34) synthetase GluQRS, translating to MPASPSDKPVYRFAPSPNGLLHLGHALSALINHDMARANDGRFLLRIEDIDLARRTPEFEAGIYRDLAWLGLGWEEPVRRQSEHFDAYHAALDRLTGMDLVYPAFLTRGEVKAKVTAFETDGKTWPRDPDGSPLYPDGDRHRSEAERRSLIADGVRHAFRLDMKKALALIETPLNWTETGDGDRGEIPADPSVWGDVVLSRSDAPSSYHLSVTLDDAAQGITHVVRGLDLFEATAVHRLLQELLGLPQPVYHHHRLVVGADGRKLSKSEGSTGLAALRDQGLCLSDIRRLLGL from the coding sequence ATGCCCGCCTCGCCTTCTGATAAACCGGTCTATCGTTTCGCGCCAAGCCCGAACGGGCTTCTGCATCTCGGCCACGCGCTGTCGGCGCTCATCAACCACGACATGGCGAGGGCGAACGACGGCCGTTTCCTGCTTCGCATCGAGGATATCGACCTTGCGCGCCGCACCCCGGAATTCGAGGCGGGGATCTATCGCGATCTCGCCTGGCTGGGGCTTGGATGGGAGGAACCGGTGCGGCGGCAGTCCGAACATTTCGACGCCTACCATGCGGCGCTCGACCGATTGACCGGCATGGACCTGGTCTATCCCGCCTTTTTGACCCGCGGCGAGGTGAAGGCCAAAGTCACAGCCTTCGAGACGGACGGGAAGACCTGGCCGCGCGATCCGGATGGTTCACCGCTTTATCCCGACGGCGATCGGCATCGCAGCGAGGCCGAGCGACGGAGCCTGATCGCCGATGGTGTCCGGCACGCCTTCCGCCTCGACATGAAAAAGGCGCTTGCCCTCATCGAGACGCCGCTGAACTGGACCGAGACCGGCGACGGAGACCGCGGCGAGATCCCGGCCGATCCGTCGGTCTGGGGCGATGTGGTCCTCTCCCGCTCCGATGCGCCGTCCAGCTACCATCTGTCGGTGACTTTGGACGATGCGGCGCAGGGGATCACCCATGTGGTGCGCGGGCTCGACCTCTTCGAGGCGACAGCCGTGCACCGGCTGCTGCAGGAACTGCTGGGGCTGCCGCAGCCGGTCTATCACCATCACCGGCTGGTGGTCGGTGCGGATGGCAGGAAACTGTCGAAAAGCGAGGGGTCAACCGGGCTCGCGGCGCTTCGCGACCAGGGTCTCTGCCTCAGTGATATCCGTCGCCTCCTTGGCCTTTGA
- a CDS encoding twin transmembrane helix small protein, with protein MSTFTTVLALIVMGLVVLVLIRGLFNMLKGTDANKSNKLMQLRILLQAVAIVLIMLTLWITGGGRPT; from the coding sequence ATGTCCACTTTCACAACCGTGCTTGCCCTGATCGTCATGGGCCTCGTCGTACTCGTCCTGATCCGCGGGCTGTTCAACATGCTGAAGGGCACCGACGCGAACAAATCCAACAAGCTGATGCAATTGCGTATTCTCTTGCAGGCGGTTGCAATCGTCCTCATCATGCTCACTCTCTGGATTACGGGCGGCGGTCGCCCGACCTGA
- a CDS encoding cob(I)yrinic acid a,c-diamide adenosyltransferase, which translates to MVKLNKIYTRTGDNGTTALVSGPRRDKHDLRVEAYGTVDETNSTIGLARLHTAGIAELDAMLFRIQNDLFDLGADLATPDTGEKLDYEPLRIVEAQATRLETEIDALNAHLDPLTSFVLPGGSSAAAHLHLARTVSRRAERLMVELSRSETVGAAALKYINRLSDFLFVAARFANDGGKADILWVPGKNR; encoded by the coding sequence ATGGTAAAGCTCAACAAGATCTACACGCGCACCGGCGATAACGGCACCACGGCGCTGGTCTCGGGTCCGCGCCGCGACAAGCACGACCTGCGCGTCGAAGCCTATGGCACGGTCGACGAGACCAATTCGACGATCGGGCTGGCGCGCCTGCACACCGCCGGCATAGCCGAGCTCGATGCCATGCTCTTCCGCATCCAGAACGACCTCTTCGATCTCGGCGCCGATCTTGCGACGCCCGATACCGGCGAAAAGCTGGACTACGAGCCGCTTCGCATCGTCGAAGCCCAGGCGACGAGGCTGGAAACGGAGATCGATGCGCTCAACGCCCATCTCGATCCGCTGACATCCTTCGTGCTTCCGGGCGGCTCGAGCGCCGCCGCCCATCTGCATCTCGCCCGCACCGTGTCGCGCCGCGCCGAGCGGCTGATGGTCGAATTGTCGCGGAGCGAGACCGTCGGCGCTGCGGCGTTGAAATATATCAACCGGCTTTCCGACTTTCTGTTCGTGGCGGCACGTTTCGCCAATGACGGCGGCAAAGCTGATATACTCTGGGTCCCGGGCAAGAACCGGTAA
- a CDS encoding DNA-3-methyladenine glycosylase family protein → MAIIRDHSDVQAGLEALIALDPRLAAIVEASGPVPLRLNEPGFSGLASIVVSQMVSRASAEAIWRRITAAGPVTAAGYRALDPAIVATFGLSRAKAATLLHLSTAISEGHFDLASVCALETGDAIRQMTALPGIGPWTAEVYLMFCGGHADIFPAGDVALQAAVGHAFRLETRPSAKNLAVMAEAWAPWRSVAARLFWAYYAAKMRRDATPLG, encoded by the coding sequence GTGGCGATCATCCGCGATCATTCGGACGTTCAGGCGGGACTGGAGGCGCTGATTGCGCTCGACCCGCGGCTGGCGGCGATCGTCGAGGCCTCCGGCCCGGTGCCGCTCAGGTTGAACGAGCCGGGCTTTTCAGGCCTTGCCTCGATCGTCGTGTCGCAGATGGTGTCGAGGGCGAGCGCCGAGGCGATCTGGCGGAGGATAACGGCAGCCGGTCCGGTCACCGCCGCCGGGTATCGGGCGCTCGACCCCGCCATCGTCGCCACGTTCGGCCTCTCACGGGCAAAGGCGGCGACGCTTCTTCATTTGTCCACAGCAATTTCGGAAGGACATTTCGATCTCGCATCCGTCTGCGCGCTCGAAACCGGCGACGCGATCCGGCAGATGACCGCGCTGCCCGGCATCGGCCCCTGGACGGCGGAGGTCTATCTGATGTTCTGCGGCGGACATGCCGATATCTTCCCGGCCGGCGACGTGGCGCTGCAGGCGGCGGTCGGCCATGCGTTCCGCCTTGAAACACGGCCGTCGGCCAAAAATCTGGCGGTGATGGCTGAGGCCTGGGCGCCGTGGCGATCTGTCGCGGCCCGGCTTTTCTGGGCGTATTATGCGGCGAAAATGCGCCGCGACGCCACACCTCTCGGCTGA
- a CDS encoding rhomboid family intramembrane serine protease — protein MFIPLHDAVELKYIRVQYVTISIIAVNVLVWLFTNFSAPEVAERASLGLGFIPAVIFNYATLDPSLVIVPDDFTFVTYAFLHMDFWHLASNMLFLWVFGDNVEDALGHVKFLAFYLLCAAAGAALHGFVASSSEGPLIGASGAISGVVAAYFLLHPRVRVWVLVLFRIPLPLPAFIPLALWIVQQFAMLALDLDGMVSWGAHVGGIIAGAILVLFMRRKGVPLFDRNIVTPKAVELKPDVPQIAAATE, from the coding sequence ATGTTCATCCCGCTGCACGACGCCGTCGAACTCAAATACATCCGCGTCCAATACGTCACGATCAGCATCATCGCCGTCAACGTGCTGGTCTGGCTGTTTACGAATTTCTCCGCGCCTGAAGTGGCCGAACGCGCCTCGCTCGGGCTCGGCTTCATTCCTGCGGTCATCTTCAATTATGCGACGCTCGATCCGTCGCTGGTGATCGTGCCGGACGACTTCACCTTCGTCACCTATGCCTTCCTGCACATGGATTTCTGGCATCTCGCCTCGAACATGCTGTTCCTCTGGGTGTTCGGCGACAATGTCGAGGATGCGCTGGGGCATGTGAAGTTCCTCGCCTTCTATCTCCTCTGCGCAGCGGCGGGCGCCGCTCTCCATGGTTTCGTGGCATCGAGTTCGGAAGGCCCGCTGATCGGCGCATCCGGGGCGATTTCCGGCGTCGTGGCCGCCTATTTCCTGCTGCACCCGCGCGTGCGCGTCTGGGTGCTGGTGCTCTTCCGTATCCCGCTGCCGCTGCCCGCCTTCATTCCGCTGGCGCTCTGGATCGTCCAGCAGTTCGCCATGCTGGCCCTCGATCTCGACGGCATGGTCTCCTGGGGCGCGCATGTGGGCGGCATCATCGCCGGCGCCATCCTCGTGCTGTTCATGCGCCGCAAGGGAGTGCCTCTGTTCGACCGCAACATCGTGACCCCGAAGGCAGTCGAGCTTAAACCGGACGTTCCGCAGATCGCTGCGGCAACCGAATAG
- a CDS encoding HNH endonuclease, with translation MTIAVSPQALPALVLNADYRPLSYYPLSLWSWQDAIKAVFLDRVNIIAEYDHSVCSPSFSMKLPSVVSLKTYVQPTRNPAFTRFNVFLRDRFECQYCGDHDDLTFDHVIPRAHGGETTWENVVAACSPCNLRKGSKLPKQAAMFPHQKPYQPTVQDLHNNGRLFPPNYLHESWMDYLYWDTELQP, from the coding sequence TTGACGATTGCAGTCTCCCCGCAGGCCCTGCCGGCGCTCGTTCTGAACGCTGACTACCGGCCGCTGAGTTATTATCCCTTGTCGCTTTGGTCCTGGCAGGACGCGATCAAGGCGGTTTTTCTTGACCGTGTGAACATCATCGCGGAATATGACCATTCGGTCTGCTCGCCGAGCTTCTCGATGAAGCTGCCGAGCGTCGTCAGCCTCAAGACCTACGTCCAGCCGACCCGCAACCCGGCCTTTACCCGGTTCAACGTCTTCCTGCGCGACAGGTTCGAGTGCCAGTATTGCGGCGACCATGACGACCTGACCTTCGACCACGTCATCCCGCGCGCCCATGGCGGCGAGACCACCTGGGAAAATGTCGTGGCCGCCTGCTCGCCCTGCAATCTCAGGAAAGGCAGCAAGCTGCCCAAGCAGGCCGCCATGTTCCCGCACCAGAAGCCCTATCAGCCGACGGTGCAGGACCTGCACAATAACGGCCGGCTCTTCCCGCCGAACTATCTGCACGAAAGCTGGATGGACTATCTCTACTGGGATACGGAACTGCAGCCGTAA
- a CDS encoding SDR family oxidoreductase, producing MGENRTIIVTGCSSGIGAHCARALKADGWRVFATVRRQADLTPLEADGIETLLMDYTKPDTIAALVETVLDRTGGRLDALFNNGAYGQAGAVEDLGTDVLREQFETNFFGWHELTRRVIPVMRAKGQGRIVNCSSILGLLPYRYRGAYTASKYALEGLTITMRMELEGSGIGVSLIEPGPITSRFTANALTKIREHVDLEGSVHAEQYRRQLRRLEGGGQANRHKLGPEAVYDVLTHALTAPRPKPHYLVTTPAKQGAFLKRILPAALFYNLMRRLD from the coding sequence ATGGGCGAAAATAGAACGATCATCGTTACCGGCTGTTCCTCCGGCATCGGCGCCCATTGCGCGCGGGCCCTGAAGGCGGACGGCTGGCGGGTGTTCGCGACGGTGCGCAGGCAAGCAGATCTCACACCGCTCGAAGCGGACGGCATCGAAACCCTGCTGATGGATTACACCAAGCCCGACACGATCGCAGCCTTGGTGGAAACCGTGCTGGATCGCACCGGCGGACGGCTCGATGCACTGTTCAACAACGGCGCCTACGGCCAGGCGGGTGCGGTGGAGGACCTGGGGACCGATGTGCTGCGCGAGCAGTTCGAGACCAATTTCTTCGGTTGGCACGAGCTGACGCGGCGGGTGATCCCCGTCATGCGCGCGAAGGGCCAGGGCCGCATCGTCAACTGTTCGTCGATACTGGGGCTCCTGCCCTATCGTTACCGCGGCGCCTACACAGCCTCGAAATATGCGCTCGAAGGCCTGACGATCACCATGCGCATGGAACTCGAAGGCAGCGGCATCGGGGTAAGCCTCATCGAGCCCGGCCCGATCACCTCGCGCTTCACGGCCAATGCTCTTACCAAGATCCGCGAGCATGTCGACCTCGAAGGTTCGGTCCATGCGGAGCAGTATCGGCGGCAGCTGAGGCGCCTCGAAGGAGGGGGGCAGGCCAACCGCCATAAACTTGGGCCCGAAGCAGTCTATGACGTCTTGACGCATGCCTTGACCGCACCTCGCCCGAAGCCACATTATCTGGTAACGACGCCCGCCAAGCAGGGCGCTTTCCTGAAAAGAATACTCCCGGCCGCGCTCTTTTATAACCTGATGCGCCGGCTGGATTGA
- the tlpA gene encoding thiol:disulfide interchange protein TlpA, whose amino-acid sequence MTTKRPFGLPSARLIVIAAVAGILAGAVAVYVSSMGSGNGESGLLAQSSGACEGAIETVKSVSQFSRGQVAAMVAAQPPRPLDLAFKGPEGQDLTTADFAGKTVLLNLWATWCGPCREEMPALNALQKGMGGPDFEVVAVNIDTGSDEKPKAFLAEYGVDTLGYYRDSSMGVFNSLKKEGLAFGLPVTLIMDKKGCLISAMNGPAAWDSPDAKALIAVAKGP is encoded by the coding sequence ATGACGACCAAAAGACCTTTCGGCCTTCCGTCCGCCAGATTGATCGTGATTGCCGCCGTTGCGGGAATACTTGCCGGTGCCGTGGCGGTATACGTGAGTAGCATGGGGTCTGGCAATGGCGAGAGCGGGCTTCTCGCCCAATCCTCCGGCGCCTGCGAAGGTGCCATCGAGACGGTGAAGTCGGTCTCGCAATTCTCCAGGGGCCAGGTCGCCGCCATGGTTGCCGCCCAGCCGCCGCGGCCACTCGACCTCGCCTTCAAGGGACCTGAGGGCCAGGACCTCACGACCGCCGATTTCGCCGGCAAGACGGTGCTCCTCAATCTCTGGGCCACATGGTGCGGCCCGTGCCGGGAAGAGATGCCGGCGTTGAACGCGCTGCAGAAGGGCATGGGCGGTCCGGACTTCGAGGTCGTCGCGGTCAATATCGATACCGGCAGCGACGAGAAGCCGAAGGCCTTTCTCGCCGAATATGGAGTCGATACGCTCGGTTATTACCGCGACAGCTCGATGGGCGTCTTCAATTCGCTGAAGAAGGAAGGCCTCGCCTTCGGCCTGCCGGTGACCTTGATCATGGACAAGAAGGGCTGCCTGATCTCCGCGATGAACGGTCCGGCGGCCTGGGACAGCCCGGATGCGAAGGCGCTGATCGCTGTGGCGAAGGGGCCTTAA
- a CDS encoding electron transfer flavoprotein subunit beta/FixA family protein, with translation MKILVPVKRVVDYNVKIRVKADGTGVELANVKMSMNPFDEISVEEALRLKEAGKAEEVVVVSIGPAKAEETLRTALAMGADRAILVETDDAVEPLAVAKILKGIVDAEQPGLIIVGKQAIDDDSNQTGQMLAALLGRPQATFASKIELSDGSAKVTREVDGGLQTIEVKLPAVVTTDLRLNEPRYASLPNIMKAKKKPLDKKTPGDFGVDTAPRLKVLKTEEPGGRKAGIKVKTVEELVGALKTAGVL, from the coding sequence ATGAAGATTCTCGTGCCTGTGAAGCGCGTGGTTGATTACAACGTGAAGATCCGCGTGAAGGCGGATGGAACGGGTGTTGAACTCGCCAACGTGAAGATGTCGATGAACCCGTTCGACGAAATCTCCGTCGAGGAGGCCCTGCGTCTGAAGGAAGCGGGCAAGGCCGAGGAAGTGGTGGTCGTGTCGATCGGCCCGGCCAAGGCCGAAGAAACCCTGCGCACCGCGCTCGCCATGGGCGCCGACCGGGCGATCCTGGTCGAGACCGACGATGCCGTCGAGCCGCTGGCCGTCGCCAAGATTTTGAAGGGCATCGTCGATGCCGAACAGCCCGGCCTGATCATCGTCGGCAAGCAGGCGATCGATGACGATTCGAACCAGACCGGCCAGATGCTGGCAGCCCTGCTCGGCCGGCCCCAAGCGACCTTCGCCTCGAAAATCGAGCTTTCCGATGGTTCCGCAAAAGTCACCCGCGAAGTGGATGGCGGCCTGCAGACGATCGAAGTCAAGCTTCCGGCCGTCGTCACCACCGACCTGCGCCTGAACGAGCCGCGCTACGCCTCGCTGCCGAACATCATGAAGGCCAAGAAGAAGCCGCTCGACAAGAAGACACCTGGCGATTTCGGCGTCGACACCGCGCCGCGTCTGAAGGTCCTGAAGACGGAAGAACCGGGCGGCCGCAAGGCAGGCATCAAGGTGAAGACGGTCGAGGAACTGGTCGGCGCCTTGAAGACCGCAGGCGTTCTGTAA